The Aptenodytes patagonicus chromosome 28, bAptPat1.pri.cur, whole genome shotgun sequence genome includes a window with the following:
- the LOC143171595 gene encoding olfactory receptor 14A16-like has translation MDCADAQQDQMSNGSSTTEFLLLAFTDTRELQLLTFWLFLGIHLAALRGNGIIITAVVYDHRLHTSMYFCLLTLSRRDLGSISTTLPKAMAYSLWDTRATSYPGCAAQLFLLVFFISADCSLLTAMAYDCYVAICKPLHYGTLLGSRACVHVAAAVWGSGFLYAVLHTANTFSLPLCQGNALDQFFCEIPQILRLSCSESDYLREVGLLVLSACLAFGCFVFIVLSYVQIFRAVLRIPSELGQHKAFSTCPPHLAVVSLFFSTAVPAYLKPPSIASPSLDLVVSFLYSVVPPAVNPLIYSMRNQELKDALWKLAQWALFHSQYPASPSLHISQNLS, from the coding sequence atggactgtgctgatgcccaacaggaccagatgtccaacggcagctccaccaccgagttcctcctcctggcattcacagacacacgggagctgcagctcttgaccttctggctcttcctgggcatccacCTGGCTGCCCTCCGGGGCAATGGCATCATCATCACCGCTGTAGTCTATGACCACCGACTCCATACCTCCATGTACTTCTGCCTCCTTACCCTCTCCCGCcgcgacctgggctccatctccaccactctccccaaagccatggcctaTTCTCTGTGGGACACCAGGGCCAcctcctacccaggatgtgctgcccagctctttctgttagTCTTCTTTATCTCAGCAGACTGTTCTCTCCTCACTGCCATGGCCTATGActgctacgttgccatctgcaaacccctgcactacgggaccctgctgggcagcagagcttgtgtccacgtggcagcagctgtctggggcagtgggtttttGTATGCCGTGCTTCacactgccaatacattttcactaccactctgtcaaggcaatgccctggaccagttcttctgtgaaatcccccagatcctcaggctctcctgctcagagtcagactacctcagggaggttgggcttcttgtgcttagtgcctgtttagcatttgggtgttttgttttcattgtgctgtcctacgtgcagatcttcagggccgtgctgaggatcccctccgagctgggacagcataaagccttttccacgtgcccccctcacctggctgtcgtctccctgtttttcagcactgcagtgcctgcctacctgaagcccccctccattgcttccccatccctggacctggtggtgtcatttctgtactcggtggtgcctccagcagtgaaccccctcatctacagcatgaggaatcaggagctcaaggatgccctatggaaactggcacaatggGCACTGTTTCACTCGcaataccctgcctccccttctctgcacatttcccagaatttatcttag